The following proteins are co-located in the Phytoactinopolyspora mesophila genome:
- the dapC gene encoding succinyldiaminopimelate transaminase produces the protein MRGVSLPAFPWDALVPYRERAAAHAGGLVDLSVGTPVDPTPQVVRDALATAADAPGYPTTLGSPALREAVAAWFERRFGIGALDPETNILPAIGSKELIAWMPTLLGLGAGDVVVHPELAYPTYDISARLAGAEPVAADSTVALGPGRPALLWLNSPANPHGRILPAEHLAKMVTWARERGVVIAADECYIEFGWDAVPVSVLHPDVNGGSLEGIVAVHSLSKRSNLAGYRAGFAAGDPVVIKALLAVRKHAGMMMPAPVQAATVAALNDDSHVDEQLARYRGRRAVLRDALEWAGFRIDHSEGSLYLWASRGEPCWQTVEWLSQRGILVAPGDFYGPGGREHVRVALTATDERVAAAAERLAG, from the coding sequence ATGAGAGGTGTGAGCCTGCCCGCATTCCCGTGGGACGCATTGGTTCCGTATCGGGAACGGGCAGCTGCCCACGCCGGTGGCCTGGTCGACCTATCTGTCGGTACGCCGGTTGATCCGACGCCTCAGGTGGTCCGTGATGCTCTAGCCACGGCAGCTGACGCGCCGGGATACCCGACCACTCTCGGTTCTCCGGCGCTTCGCGAGGCGGTCGCGGCATGGTTCGAGCGCCGCTTCGGTATCGGAGCCCTCGATCCCGAGACGAACATTCTGCCCGCGATCGGGTCCAAGGAACTGATCGCCTGGATGCCGACACTCCTCGGGCTTGGGGCCGGCGACGTCGTCGTGCACCCGGAGCTGGCTTATCCCACCTACGACATCAGCGCCCGGCTGGCCGGGGCTGAGCCGGTCGCGGCGGATTCCACCGTGGCGCTGGGACCTGGGCGGCCTGCTCTGCTCTGGCTGAACTCGCCCGCCAACCCGCACGGCCGGATCCTGCCCGCCGAGCATCTGGCCAAGATGGTCACCTGGGCGCGTGAGCGCGGTGTAGTGATCGCGGCCGACGAGTGTTACATCGAATTCGGATGGGACGCTGTGCCGGTGTCGGTGCTCCATCCCGACGTCAACGGTGGTTCGCTCGAAGGCATCGTGGCCGTGCATTCGCTGTCCAAGCGGTCCAACCTCGCTGGTTACCGGGCAGGTTTCGCGGCGGGGGATCCCGTTGTGATCAAGGCTCTGCTGGCCGTGCGGAAACACGCCGGAATGATGATGCCGGCGCCCGTCCAGGCTGCCACGGTGGCCGCGTTGAACGACGACTCCCACGTCGACGAGCAACTGGCGCGCTACCGTGGCCGCCGGGCCGTTCTCCGGGACGCGCTGGAGTGGGCCGGGTTCCGCATCGATCATTCCGAAGGGTCGCTCTACCTGTGGGCTTCGCGCGGCGAGCCATGCTGGCAGACGGTTGAATGGCTGTCCCAGCGGGGAATTCTGGTAGCCCCGGGCGACTTCTACGGGCCCGGCGGGCGGGAGCACGTGCGGGTGGCGCTGACGGCCACCGACGAACGAGTCGCCGCCGCGGCCGAACGCCTGGCTGGATGA
- the fdxA gene encoding ferredoxin — MTYVIAQPCVDLKDLGCVEECPVDCIYEGERMLYIHPDECVDCGACEPVCPVEAIFYEDDLPEQWKDYYQANVEFFDDLGSPGGAAKLGAIDKDHAFVAALPPQETGEH, encoded by the coding sequence GTGACATACGTCATCGCGCAGCCGTGCGTGGATCTCAAAGACCTGGGGTGCGTTGAGGAGTGCCCGGTCGACTGCATCTACGAGGGCGAGCGGATGCTTTACATCCACCCCGACGAATGCGTCGACTGCGGTGCGTGTGAACCGGTCTGCCCGGTCGAAGCGATCTTCTACGAAGATGACCTTCCTGAACAGTGGAAGGACTATTACCAGGCCAACGTCGAGTTCTTCGACGACCTCGGTTCCCCGGGTGGTGCGGCCAAACTCGGCGCCATCGACAAAGACCACGCGTTTGTGGCCGCTTTGCCGCCGCAGGAGACTGGGGAGCACTGA
- a CDS encoding N-acetylglutamate synthase, CG3035 family, which yields MRQHHLEEGRARLLGRRVVVRYRLHNDTHSATDVLGILETWADGVLRVRRDRAEPDDTPVTIAEPDVIAIKAIPARPVTNRDIRDLEAAAAQGWQGLEIHHIEGWILRAAGGFTRRANSCLPLGDPGQPLDDAIAAVEQWYRDRALAPTFQIPDRLAGALGHALDARGWSHDADVIVMTAPVDDVRRGTKAELPAVRVDPRPDDAWLGSYHYRGGDLPPHGIDVLTNADTVGFASVDDGGQRVAIARGAVTDAPSGRRWLGVTAVEVAPHARRRGLGSHIVAGLAEWAANHDASDAYLQVEEINTVAQATYRKLGFGDHHSYHYRQNAHHTTR from the coding sequence ATGAGACAGCACCACCTGGAGGAGGGCCGGGCCCGCCTGCTGGGGCGGCGTGTCGTGGTGCGGTATCGCCTGCACAACGACACACATTCCGCGACCGACGTCCTCGGCATCCTCGAGACCTGGGCAGATGGCGTACTTCGAGTGCGCCGAGACCGCGCCGAGCCCGACGACACACCAGTGACCATTGCCGAGCCCGACGTCATCGCCATCAAGGCGATACCGGCCCGGCCGGTCACCAATCGCGACATCCGTGATCTCGAAGCCGCGGCCGCGCAGGGCTGGCAAGGGCTTGAGATTCATCACATCGAGGGCTGGATACTCCGAGCCGCCGGCGGATTCACCCGCCGGGCGAACTCCTGCTTGCCGCTCGGCGACCCGGGACAGCCTCTGGACGACGCCATCGCGGCCGTGGAGCAGTGGTACCGGGATCGTGCCCTCGCCCCTACCTTCCAGATCCCCGACCGGCTGGCTGGCGCCCTGGGGCATGCTCTCGACGCTCGTGGCTGGTCCCATGATGCCGACGTGATCGTCATGACCGCGCCGGTCGACGACGTTCGCCGCGGAACGAAGGCGGAACTGCCCGCGGTACGGGTCGATCCCCGCCCCGACGACGCCTGGCTCGGCAGCTACCACTACCGCGGCGGCGATCTCCCTCCCCATGGCATCGACGTACTCACCAATGCTGACACCGTGGGCTTCGCGTCAGTGGACGACGGCGGGCAACGAGTCGCCATCGCTCGGGGCGCCGTGACCGACGCGCCCAGCGGCCGCCGCTGGCTCGGCGTCACCGCCGTGGAGGTAGCGCCGCACGCACGCCGCCGTGGCCTCGGCAGTCATATCGTCGCCGGCTTGGCCGAATGGGCGGCCAACCACGACGCGTCAGACGCCTACCTTCAGGTCGAGGAGATCAACACCGTCGCCCAAGCCACCTACCGCAAGCTCGGTTTCGGCGACCACCACAGCTACCACTACCGCCAGAACGCCCACCACACGACAAGGTGA
- a CDS encoding VanW family protein, translating to MTNSSEDKSSTSTRGVTEGAHDSSEEASSGLSGNAATAGGTDSAADGSAAEPEDVGSSGEAGTADVAGDNAGAESSPDGTADGGTPEGSVAGGAEAAKAGSGSAGSAADDAPTNGKAPDTKAVAADSGTEAPSQATRIAALDISKPAPSTQDAGTPGDADATQELAVPQSAKPPPPAQQPPGTPPAGAPPEEPATAAGSSGRGRKAAIIAGAVVVTIGVLYGVTYLIAGNKLASNATVAGIEVGGLTTTEARERLEAELPAVVDEPIHIHVGDTESMYDIVPSEAGLDIDIPGTLAAVPGGSANPVSLVQALFGGDEVTPRPAVDEDELRGALDAIAEQADTSPVNAAVGFNDGEVVTSDPVIGTELDIDGAVELISAAFFGSDARELPIGELTVPVDKIEPKVDEAELERAVAEFAEPAMSGPVTIVAGDESVDLPTEMIGEVLSLSPNENGTLQPEIDGSALADLASDELAQIGRDGKDATIRIRNGAPEVVPAQVGKGVDTDSLGDVVLLALTEEGTDRRAEVELIETEPELTTQDAEELGVKEVVAEFTTQFPGAQYRDVNIGRAAELINNTFLRPGDEFSMNETVGERTEANGFTSGIIINQGRLEDAMGGGVSQVATTTYHAAALAGLEDVEHWPHSIYFDRYPLGHEATVAWGSKDLRFKNDTPYGVLLETRFSASGGSGQGSITVRIWSTEYYDVELSTSERSNFTSPQTIYDTSSNCSAQGGSQGFTVTAYRQVRTLDGELVKDEANPWTYNPNHRVVCGPDPDDD from the coding sequence TTGACTAACTCGTCCGAAGACAAAAGTAGCACGAGCACGCGGGGCGTCACCGAAGGAGCGCACGACTCCTCCGAGGAAGCTTCGTCCGGGCTCTCCGGCAACGCAGCGACGGCTGGCGGCACGGACTCAGCGGCCGATGGCTCGGCAGCGGAACCGGAAGACGTCGGGTCCTCCGGCGAGGCCGGTACGGCGGATGTGGCCGGAGACAATGCCGGGGCTGAGAGCTCACCGGACGGCACCGCCGACGGCGGCACGCCCGAGGGGTCGGTAGCGGGCGGTGCCGAGGCGGCTAAGGCCGGCTCTGGCTCGGCTGGATCCGCTGCCGATGACGCCCCCACGAACGGTAAGGCACCGGATACCAAAGCTGTGGCCGCGGACTCCGGTACTGAAGCGCCGAGCCAGGCCACGAGGATCGCCGCCCTGGACATCAGTAAGCCCGCACCGTCAACTCAGGACGCCGGTACGCCCGGAGATGCCGACGCGACGCAAGAACTCGCTGTGCCCCAGTCAGCGAAGCCGCCGCCGCCCGCTCAACAGCCGCCGGGTACGCCGCCTGCCGGCGCGCCGCCGGAAGAGCCCGCTACGGCTGCTGGATCATCAGGACGTGGTCGCAAGGCCGCGATCATCGCGGGCGCGGTCGTGGTCACGATTGGCGTGCTGTACGGCGTCACCTACCTCATCGCAGGCAACAAGCTCGCCAGCAATGCGACGGTGGCGGGCATCGAGGTCGGCGGGCTCACCACCACCGAGGCGCGGGAGCGGTTGGAAGCCGAACTGCCGGCCGTGGTGGACGAGCCAATCCATATACATGTCGGCGACACCGAATCGATGTACGACATCGTTCCCTCGGAAGCCGGCCTGGACATCGACATTCCAGGCACCCTGGCCGCCGTTCCCGGCGGCAGTGCCAATCCTGTCTCGCTGGTGCAAGCGTTGTTCGGCGGTGACGAGGTGACGCCCAGGCCCGCGGTGGACGAAGACGAGTTGCGCGGCGCCCTGGACGCGATCGCGGAGCAGGCCGACACATCCCCGGTCAATGCCGCTGTCGGGTTCAACGACGGCGAGGTCGTCACGAGTGATCCGGTCATCGGTACCGAACTCGACATCGACGGCGCTGTGGAGTTGATCTCGGCCGCCTTCTTCGGCAGTGACGCCCGGGAGTTGCCGATCGGCGAGCTGACGGTGCCGGTCGACAAGATCGAGCCCAAAGTCGACGAGGCGGAACTCGAACGCGCGGTCGCGGAGTTCGCCGAGCCGGCCATGTCTGGTCCCGTGACAATCGTCGCGGGTGACGAGAGCGTCGATCTGCCGACCGAGATGATCGGGGAGGTGCTCTCGCTGTCTCCCAACGAGAACGGAACGCTCCAGCCCGAGATCGACGGCTCGGCGCTGGCGGATCTGGCCAGCGACGAACTCGCCCAGATCGGCCGGGACGGCAAGGACGCCACTATCCGTATCCGAAACGGCGCTCCTGAGGTTGTGCCGGCGCAGGTGGGCAAGGGGGTAGACACCGACTCGCTCGGTGACGTGGTGCTCCTGGCGCTGACCGAGGAAGGCACCGACCGCAGGGCAGAGGTCGAGCTGATCGAAACGGAGCCGGAGTTGACCACGCAGGACGCCGAAGAGCTGGGCGTCAAAGAGGTCGTGGCCGAGTTCACCACTCAGTTCCCGGGCGCGCAGTACCGTGACGTCAACATCGGCCGCGCCGCGGAGTTGATCAACAATACGTTCTTACGTCCCGGCGACGAGTTCAGCATGAACGAGACCGTCGGGGAGCGCACCGAAGCCAACGGCTTCACGTCCGGCATCATCATCAACCAGGGCCGCCTCGAAGACGCGATGGGCGGTGGAGTGTCCCAGGTCGCCACCACCACCTACCATGCGGCGGCGCTGGCCGGACTGGAGGACGTCGAGCACTGGCCGCATTCGATCTACTTCGACCGGTACCCGCTCGGGCACGAGGCAACCGTGGCCTGGGGATCGAAGGACCTGCGTTTCAAGAACGACACCCCGTATGGTGTCTTGCTCGAAACGCGGTTCAGTGCCAGCGGTGGAAGCGGCCAAGGCAGTATCACCGTGCGGATCTGGAGCACCGAGTACTACGACGTCGAGTTGTCCACCTCGGAGCGGAGCAACTTCACCTCGCCGCAAACCATCTACGACACAAGCTCCAACTGTTCCGCGCAGGGCGGCAGCCAAGGCTTCACCGTGACGGCTTACCGGCAGGTGCGCACCCTCGACGGTGAACTGGTGAAGGACGAAGCAAACCCGTGGACGTACAACCCCAACCACCGGGTGGTGTGTGGCCCGGATCCCGACGACGACTAG
- a CDS encoding DUF6113 family protein, whose translation MASFEASRVGRAARLLLVAALGGLAVIVAVTGAFLHRWASPAGLALALGAVFGISVFARYAARTRWGIAWVGLAWLAPILVLAQPRSAGDVVIAGDAAGLTLLFGGAMAVSVALGMGAGRPQGDKVVRIEENNSTYVE comes from the coding sequence GTGGCTAGTTTCGAGGCGTCCCGGGTCGGCAGGGCCGCGCGGCTGCTGCTGGTCGCGGCGCTTGGGGGTCTGGCGGTCATCGTCGCGGTGACGGGTGCGTTCCTTCATCGGTGGGCCAGTCCGGCCGGCCTCGCACTGGCGCTCGGTGCGGTGTTTGGGATCTCCGTCTTTGCCCGGTACGCTGCTCGTACCCGGTGGGGGATTGCTTGGGTGGGACTCGCTTGGCTTGCGCCGATACTGGTGCTCGCCCAGCCGAGGTCGGCGGGGGATGTTGTGATCGCCGGTGACGCGGCCGGGCTCACCTTGTTGTTCGGCGGGGCTATGGCGGTATCGGTGGCTCTCGGAATGGGAGCAGGTCGCCCGCAGGGCGACAAAGTGGTCAGAATTGAAGAGAACAATTCGACATATGTCGAGTAA
- the mshB gene encoding N-acetyl-1-D-myo-inositol-2-amino-2-deoxy-alpha-D-glucopyranoside deacetylase — protein MVENDAQRRILLVHAHPDDETIGTGATMARYVAEGARVTLVTCTRGEQGEILVPELEHLAPEREDGLGEHRIKELEAAMAELGVTDFRFLGGAGRYRDSGMAWDEHGRRAVAPDDVRPDSFWMADLREAADHLVEVIREVRPQVVVTYDENGGYGHPDHIQAHRVTTYAFVLAGVASYRPDLGAPWSPAKMYWTAMPRSVIQHAIERMKEHPDNPFRGVESADEMGFVVDDADITAAVDGRAWLAQKAAAMRAHPTQIDVSGPFFALSDKVGHEMWGTEHYRLVCGTAGPADPATGYEPDLFAGLGI, from the coding sequence ATGGTCGAAAACGATGCTCAGCGCCGCATTCTCCTGGTCCATGCTCACCCTGATGACGAGACCATCGGCACCGGCGCCACGATGGCTCGTTATGTGGCCGAAGGGGCCCGCGTCACGCTGGTCACGTGTACCAGAGGCGAGCAGGGCGAAATCCTGGTGCCGGAGCTCGAGCATCTCGCGCCGGAGCGCGAGGACGGTCTCGGCGAGCACCGGATCAAGGAGTTGGAAGCGGCTATGGCCGAGCTCGGTGTCACCGATTTCCGTTTTCTGGGCGGCGCCGGCCGCTACCGGGACTCCGGTATGGCATGGGATGAGCACGGCCGTCGCGCCGTCGCACCGGACGACGTCCGTCCGGACAGTTTCTGGATGGCTGACCTTCGAGAGGCTGCCGATCACCTGGTCGAGGTGATTCGCGAGGTCCGGCCTCAAGTGGTCGTGACCTATGACGAGAACGGAGGTTACGGGCATCCCGATCACATTCAAGCGCACCGGGTCACCACCTACGCTTTTGTTCTGGCAGGTGTTGCCAGCTATCGCCCGGATCTCGGCGCGCCGTGGAGTCCGGCCAAGATGTACTGGACCGCTATGCCGCGCAGTGTCATTCAGCATGCCATCGAACGCATGAAAGAACACCCGGACAATCCTTTCCGCGGCGTTGAATCCGCTGATGAGATGGGATTCGTGGTGGACGACGCCGACATCACGGCCGCGGTCGACGGCCGGGCGTGGCTGGCGCAGAAGGCCGCCGCCATGAGGGCCCATCCCACTCAGATCGACGTGAGTGGTCCGTTCTTCGCGTTGTCGGACAAGGTCGGCCACGAGATGTGGGGTACGGAGCACTATCGCTTGGTGTGCGGCACGGCTGGTCCTGCCGATCCCGCGACGGGCTACGAGCCCGACCTCTTCGCCGGTCTTGGGATATGA
- a CDS encoding transcriptional regulator, which translates to MGRPRYGDGIAAALALPPGVDARRRWRSTARARESFLSSATAPTWLRPLIRDSWERSMKYRVNPETKAAPVLLDSDEVAETLRANPLRAAIPILQRLLVEPATDAGVIVALADNDARVLWIEGDNHLLRKAEAIHAVSGSVWTEGLTGTNALGTAHELGALVQIFGSEHFAQPVHAWSCTAAPLRDPATGEICGYVDITGHDEVASPQSALLIRSVIAAVEAELRLKRTERARPVRQARRGPAAYLRILGRDRGQLTVNGQSAELSLRHTELLLLLAVHPDGLSAGELAWKMYEQDAAEVTVRAEVSRLRKAWPTLVAPTSPYRLNVELKTDAADVAESLQRGAYRRALDLYRGPALPRSEAPGVAEHRDHLHEWLRQALLRYAGVDVLLRYARSVPGRDDLEVWQACLERLPNGSRRRAEVEAAVGGLQDTFGFPGDLHRNGLATRRTLPS; encoded by the coding sequence ATGGGTAGACCGCGGTACGGAGATGGCATCGCAGCTGCGCTGGCGCTGCCGCCCGGCGTCGACGCACGCCGCCGTTGGCGCAGCACGGCGCGCGCTCGCGAGTCGTTTCTCAGTTCGGCGACGGCGCCGACGTGGTTGCGGCCACTGATCCGCGATTCGTGGGAACGCTCCATGAAGTACCGCGTCAACCCAGAGACCAAAGCCGCTCCCGTGCTCCTGGACAGCGACGAGGTCGCCGAGACTCTCCGCGCGAACCCGCTGCGGGCCGCCATCCCGATCCTGCAACGTCTTCTCGTCGAGCCGGCGACCGACGCCGGCGTCATCGTCGCGCTGGCCGACAACGACGCCCGGGTCCTCTGGATCGAAGGAGACAACCATCTGCTGCGTAAAGCCGAGGCAATACACGCGGTGAGCGGCTCGGTCTGGACAGAAGGGCTCACCGGCACCAATGCGCTCGGCACCGCGCACGAGCTCGGCGCGCTCGTGCAGATCTTCGGCAGCGAACACTTCGCGCAACCAGTACACGCATGGAGCTGTACGGCAGCCCCGCTCCGAGACCCGGCCACCGGCGAGATCTGCGGGTATGTCGACATCACCGGGCACGACGAGGTCGCATCTCCCCAATCCGCGCTGCTGATCAGATCGGTCATCGCCGCTGTCGAGGCCGAACTTCGGCTAAAGCGAACCGAACGGGCACGCCCGGTGCGTCAGGCCCGGCGGGGCCCCGCGGCCTACCTACGCATCCTGGGCCGGGACCGCGGGCAGCTGACGGTGAACGGCCAAAGCGCCGAGCTCAGCCTGCGGCACACCGAGCTACTCCTCCTTCTCGCGGTTCACCCGGATGGGCTGTCGGCCGGCGAGCTGGCCTGGAAGATGTACGAACAAGACGCCGCTGAGGTCACTGTCCGCGCCGAGGTGTCCCGGCTGCGCAAGGCCTGGCCGACACTCGTCGCGCCTACGTCGCCGTACCGGCTGAACGTTGAGCTGAAGACCGATGCCGCTGATGTCGCGGAGAGTCTGCAGCGGGGTGCGTACCGTCGCGCCCTGGACCTTTACCGTGGTCCCGCCCTTCCCCGGTCTGAAGCGCCCGGCGTCGCCGAGCACCGCGATCACCTGCACGAATGGCTACGTCAGGCATTGCTGCGATATGCCGGCGTGGACGTGCTGCTCCGCTACGCCCGTTCAGTCCCTGGCCGGGACGATCTCGAGGTGTGGCAGGCGTGCCTCGAGCGCCTGCCCAACGGGTCACGCCGCCGCGCCGAGGTCGAAGCCGCCGTCGGAGGTCTGCAGGACACGTTCGGGTTCCCTGGTGATCTGCACCGCAACGGGCTTGCAACGCGGCGCACGCTACCGTCGTGA
- a CDS encoding ABC transporter permease yields MARRLGRTPDPPSQRHGTVAATGDGVTVDRAPMWRALRTSPVFYPAAAVILVFALMAAAPGLFTTRDPGYCVLEFSRRGPGDGAYFGYNLQGCDLYARTIYGARASLVVGFCATAAAVIVGGTIGLLAGYFGGWADAILSRLTDLFFGIPLLLGALVVLVAFPSDPRTAAWQTTGKVVLALAVLGWTTVARIMRAATIQLSRADYVLAARSLGAGHCRVLLRHILPNAVTPVLVWATIAVGTFIAVEATLSFIGIGLQPPVVSWGTEIGEAQAFIRQSPHMLLFPSAFLSLTVLSFVLLGDAVRGALDPRSRR; encoded by the coding sequence TTGGCTAGGCGGCTGGGCCGGACGCCCGATCCGCCGAGCCAGCGGCACGGCACGGTCGCCGCTACCGGAGACGGCGTCACGGTGGACCGGGCCCCGATGTGGCGTGCTCTGCGGACCAGTCCGGTCTTCTATCCGGCCGCCGCAGTGATCCTGGTCTTTGCGCTGATGGCGGCGGCTCCCGGGCTGTTCACCACGCGGGATCCCGGATACTGTGTCCTGGAGTTTTCCCGGCGAGGGCCGGGCGACGGCGCGTACTTCGGCTACAACCTCCAGGGTTGCGATCTGTACGCCCGGACCATCTACGGAGCCCGCGCATCGCTTGTGGTGGGGTTCTGCGCCACGGCAGCCGCAGTGATCGTCGGCGGAACGATCGGGCTGCTCGCAGGCTATTTCGGCGGATGGGCCGATGCGATCCTGTCCCGGCTCACCGACCTGTTCTTCGGTATCCCGCTCTTGCTCGGCGCTCTGGTGGTACTCGTCGCCTTTCCGTCCGACCCTCGCACGGCGGCGTGGCAGACCACGGGCAAGGTTGTGCTCGCGCTAGCCGTCCTGGGGTGGACCACCGTCGCCCGGATCATGCGAGCGGCCACGATCCAGCTCAGCCGGGCCGACTACGTACTCGCTGCTCGTTCGCTGGGGGCGGGGCATTGCCGTGTCCTGCTGCGCCACATCTTGCCGAACGCCGTCACTCCAGTACTGGTGTGGGCCACCATCGCCGTCGGGACGTTCATCGCTGTCGAGGCGACGCTGTCCTTCATCGGCATCGGCCTCCAACCGCCGGTGGTGTCATGGGGAACGGAGATCGGCGAGGCACAGGCGTTCATCCGGCAGTCGCCGCACATGCTGTTGTTTCCGAGCGCGTTCTTGTCGCTCACCGTGTTGTCGTTCGTTCTGCTGGGCGATGCCGTGCGCGGGGCGCTCGATCCGCGGTCCCGGCGCTGA
- a CDS encoding ABC transporter permease — protein MGRYILKRLLQFVPVMIGTTFLIYTMMWSLPGDPLAGRCGSTPCPQSYIDRMTEAYNLADPLILQYLNYMAGLLSGDFGTTFAGVPIADELWQRFPVTFQLAALAVLVEIVIGVVAGIVAALRPGGLLDNLVLVSTLFVMSIPVFVAGLLAQAIFGVQLGWAPVTSDGSLGSLILPAFVLGSLSLAFVARLMRSSLIENMHSEHVRTAVAKGLSRRRVVLAHGVRNSLIPVVTLAGADFGSLLGGAVVVEMIFNINGVGDLLLRSIRGGEIGTVTAAVTILVLAFLLVNLVIDLLYPLLDPRIRLG, from the coding sequence ATGGGCCGGTACATCCTCAAACGACTGCTGCAGTTCGTGCCCGTGATGATCGGGACGACGTTTCTCATCTACACGATGATGTGGTCGTTGCCAGGCGACCCGTTGGCTGGACGGTGCGGCTCCACGCCGTGCCCGCAGAGTTACATCGACCGGATGACCGAGGCCTACAACCTGGCGGATCCGCTGATCCTGCAGTACCTGAACTATATGGCCGGGCTGCTCTCCGGTGATTTCGGAACGACGTTCGCAGGAGTGCCGATCGCGGACGAGCTGTGGCAGCGGTTTCCGGTCACCTTCCAGCTTGCCGCGTTGGCGGTGCTGGTAGAGATCGTGATCGGGGTCGTCGCGGGCATCGTCGCCGCGTTGCGTCCAGGCGGTCTGCTCGACAACCTCGTCCTGGTGAGCACCCTGTTCGTGATGTCGATACCGGTCTTCGTGGCCGGCCTGCTGGCGCAGGCGATCTTCGGCGTGCAGCTCGGCTGGGCTCCCGTGACGTCCGACGGCAGCCTGGGGTCGCTGATTCTGCCGGCATTCGTCCTGGGCAGCTTGTCGCTGGCGTTCGTGGCGAGGCTGATGCGGTCCAGCCTGATCGAGAACATGCACTCCGAGCACGTGCGCACGGCGGTGGCCAAAGGGCTGTCGAGGCGACGAGTGGTATTGGCCCACGGCGTGCGGAACTCGCTGATCCCCGTGGTGACGCTGGCTGGGGCCGACTTCGGCAGTTTGCTCGGCGGCGCCGTTGTCGTCGAGATGATTTTCAACATCAACGGCGTCGGTGACCTGCTCCTGCGCAGCATCCGCGGCGGCGAGATCGGCACCGTGACGGCGGCGGTGACCATACTCGTGCTGGCGTTCCTCCTGGTCAACCTCGTGATCGACCTGCTGTATCCGCTGCTCGACCCGAGGATCCGCCTTGGCTAG